In the genome of [Limnothrix rosea] IAM M-220, one region contains:
- a CDS encoding response regulator, with translation MSTILIVEDDPINIRVFTKILKKRGEFDVVCSEDVDYILTMASEGKADAIVMDVSLTNSSYQGESVDGIRITQLLKSDDATKDIPVVLVTAHAMQGDRESFLEKSGADGYISKPIVDHQAFVDQIKSLIN, from the coding sequence ATGTCAACAATTTTAATTGTGGAAGACGACCCAATTAACATTCGCGTATTTACGAAGATCTTGAAGAAACGTGGCGAGTTTGATGTCGTTTGCTCGGAAGATGTTGATTATATTTTGACAATGGCCAGCGAAGGAAAAGCTGATGCGATTGTGATGGACGTTTCGCTGACTAATAGCTCTTACCAAGGGGAATCGGTCGATGGTATTCGCATCACTCAACTCCTAAAGTCAGATGATGCGACTAAGGATATTCCGGTGGTTTTGGTCACTGCCCATGCGATGCAGGGTGATCGCGAGTCTTTTCTCGAAAAAAGTGGTGCTGATGGCTACATCTCCAAACCTATTGTGGATCACCAAGCGTTTGTTGACCAAATTAAAAGTTTGATCAATTAG
- the crtB gene encoding 15-cis-phytoene synthase CrtB produces MLQLSRLQNYPQTASSFVSCEEAYEYCRTITAKYSKTFYLGTLLMPREKREAIWAIYVWCRRTDELVDGPEAVNTTPETLDNWERDLESVFAGQPIANPDVALVDSLNRFPLDIQPFRDMIAGQRMDLYRSRYETFEDLKLYCYRVAGTVGLMSGAVMGLQAPTNPAPWDKNNQSDAVPIEEAVALGIANQLTNILRDVGEDRGRGRIYLPLEDLERFNYSEKELFDGVIDDRWRSLMKFEIERARKYYDMAESGIRSLHPDARWPVWSALMLYKGILDVIEANDYDVFNNRAYVPTLRKMRYLPVAWLRAQVL; encoded by the coding sequence ATGCTGCAATTGTCTAGACTTCAAAACTACCCCCAAACAGCCTCGTCGTTTGTCTCTTGTGAGGAGGCTTATGAATATTGCCGTACTATTACTGCAAAATATTCTAAAACGTTTTATCTAGGCACTTTATTGATGCCACGTGAAAAGCGAGAAGCCATTTGGGCCATCTATGTTTGGTGCCGTCGCACGGACGAACTTGTTGATGGTCCAGAAGCTGTCAATACGACTCCAGAAACCCTTGATAACTGGGAGAGGGATCTAGAATCGGTTTTTGCTGGCCAGCCTATTGCCAACCCTGATGTGGCTTTAGTCGATAGCCTTAATCGCTTTCCCCTAGATATTCAGCCCTTCAGGGATATGATCGCGGGTCAAAGAATGGATCTGTACCGTAGTCGGTATGAGACCTTCGAAGACCTCAAGCTCTATTGCTATCGTGTCGCTGGCACTGTCGGTTTAATGTCTGGTGCGGTGATGGGATTACAAGCGCCGACAAATCCTGCTCCTTGGGATAAAAATAATCAGTCTGATGCTGTGCCGATAGAAGAAGCTGTGGCTTTGGGCATTGCCAATCAATTGACCAATATTCTGCGGGATGTCGGTGAAGATAGGGGGAGAGGTAGAATTTATCTTCCTTTAGAGGATTTAGAGCGATTTAACTACTCTGAGAAAGAGTTATTTGATGGTGTCATTGATGATCGTTGGCGATCGCTAATGAAGTTTGAAATTGAGCGTGCCCGTAAATATTACGACATGGCAGAAAGCGGCATTCGTTCTTTACACCCCGATGCGCGTTGGCCTGTGTGGTCTGCCCTCATGCTCTATAAGGGCATTCTTGATGTGATTGAAGCCAATGACTACGATGTGTTTAACAACCGTGCCTATGTTCCGACATTGCGCAAAATGAGATATTTGCCGGTTGCTTGGCTGCGCGCTCAGGTTCTTTAG
- the pds gene encoding 15-cis-phytoene desaturase: MRVAIAGAGLAGLSCAKYLVDAGHTPIVLERRNVLGGKVAAWQDEDGDWYETGLHIFFGAYPNMLQLFKELDIEDRLQWKEHTMIFNQPDAPGTYSRFDFPDLPAPVNGVLAILKNNDMLTWEEKIKFGIGLIPAMVQGQKYVEEMDKYSWSEWMKKQNIPERVEKEVFIAMSKALNFINPDEISATILLTALNRFLQEKNGSKMAFLDGSPTERLCQPIVDYITERGGEVHLKRPLKEFVLNDDGTVKGFLLRGLDGNPDEMFTADAYVSAMPVDPLKVMLPPAWKEQDFFKKLDGLEGVPVINLHMWFDRKLTDVDHLLFSRSPLLSVYADMSNTCRGYYSDKSMLELVLAPAKDWISKSDEDIIAATMEELKQLFPDDFTGDDQAELLKYHVVKTPRSVYKSIPGRQEFRPTQDTPVKNFFLTGDYTMQRYLASMEGAVLSGKLTAQAVTKAAETTLSNTTGAVSVAA; this comes from the coding sequence ATGCGTGTTGCGATCGCCGGAGCCGGACTAGCAGGATTATCTTGTGCCAAGTATCTAGTAGATGCAGGACATACTCCCATCGTTTTAGAGAGGAGAAATGTACTTGGCGGTAAAGTTGCAGCATGGCAAGACGAAGACGGTGATTGGTACGAGACCGGTTTACATATTTTCTTCGGTGCATATCCCAATATGCTCCAGCTTTTTAAGGAACTAGACATTGAAGATCGCCTCCAGTGGAAAGAGCACACCATGATCTTCAACCAGCCCGATGCCCCCGGCACTTACTCCCGGTTTGATTTTCCAGATTTGCCAGCGCCCGTGAATGGCGTATTGGCCATCTTAAAAAACAATGACATGCTGACTTGGGAAGAAAAAATCAAGTTTGGCATTGGCCTAATTCCCGCGATGGTTCAGGGTCAGAAGTATGTTGAAGAAATGGATAAATACTCCTGGTCTGAGTGGATGAAAAAGCAAAACATCCCCGAACGCGTTGAAAAGGAAGTCTTCATTGCCATGTCTAAGGCATTGAACTTTATTAATCCCGATGAAATTTCCGCAACTATTCTCTTGACTGCTCTCAATCGTTTCTTACAGGAGAAGAACGGTTCTAAGATGGCATTTCTCGACGGGTCTCCTACCGAGCGCCTTTGTCAGCCCATCGTTGACTACATCACAGAGCGTGGTGGCGAAGTTCATCTCAAGCGTCCTTTAAAAGAATTTGTCCTAAACGATGACGGTACGGTGAAGGGCTTCTTGTTAAGGGGTCTAGATGGTAATCCCGATGAAATGTTTACAGCAGATGCCTATGTCTCTGCAATGCCTGTTGATCCGCTGAAGGTTATGTTGCCTCCAGCTTGGAAAGAACAGGACTTCTTTAAAAAGCTCGATGGCTTAGAGGGCGTACCTGTCATTAACTTACACATGTGGTTTGATCGTAAGCTCACGGATGTTGATCATCTTCTTTTTTCGCGATCGCCGCTCCTCAGCGTTTATGCTGACATGAGTAATACCTGCCGGGGTTACTACAGCGACAAATCAATGTTGGAATTAGTCTTAGCTCCCGCAAAAGACTGGATCTCTAAATCTGACGAAGACATTATTGCCGCCACAATGGAAGAGTTAAAGCAACTTTTTCCGGATGACTTTACCGGTGATGACCAAGCGGAGCTGCTGAAATACCACGTTGTAAAAACCCCGCGCTCGGTTTACAAGTCCATTCCTGGCCGCCAAGAGTTTCGACCAACCCAGGACACACCGGTTAAAAACTTCTTCTTAACGGGTGACTATACGATGCAACGTTATCTTGCCAGTATGGAAGGTGCTGTATTGTCAGGTAAGCTAACAGCTCAAGCCGTTACGAAAGCTGCTGAAACAACTCTTTCTAACACCACTGGTGCTGTATCGGTTGCTGCATAA
- a CDS encoding universal stress protein yields MFHSALICTDFTDGLDRLTNCIENLVGGGLSKIVFFHSVPLWTEGNIPRIDKEKITEAQSLLSKALIHTPDGADVKVEVISGKPLDNINKVIEEYGCDVIIVGTPIKNLIQEKMFGSTSLGLMKSLKKPVMILRPQIVSTYTREELALRCKHLWRYLLLPYNDSDEAKHLIQQVKQFAASAPKDSLQQCYLSWVLDDSGIQRLQIDALKKDATKKLEAVKAELEEVGLTVKTAVQVGAPLNTIMDIAVKEDISAIAIASKPRNQLLELTIHSFASDLLHRSWFPTLFFPM; encoded by the coding sequence ATGTTCCATAGCGCTTTAATTTGTACTGATTTTACCGACGGTTTAGATCGACTGACCAACTGTATCGAAAATCTTGTTGGTGGCGGACTATCAAAAATTGTTTTTTTCCACAGTGTGCCGTTGTGGACAGAAGGAAACATACCTCGCATTGATAAAGAGAAAATTACCGAAGCTCAATCTCTCCTCTCTAAAGCTCTGATTCACACGCCTGATGGCGCTGATGTGAAAGTTGAAGTGATTTCGGGCAAGCCTTTAGACAACATTAATAAAGTCATCGAAGAATACGGTTGTGATGTCATTATTGTCGGCACACCGATCAAAAATTTAATCCAAGAAAAAATGTTTGGTAGCACCAGTCTGGGCTTGATGAAATCCCTGAAAAAGCCTGTGATGATTCTGCGCCCTCAAATTGTGTCTACTTACACCCGTGAGGAGTTGGCACTTCGATGTAAGCATCTGTGGCGGTATCTGCTATTGCCTTACAACGACAGCGATGAAGCAAAGCATTTGATTCAGCAGGTAAAGCAGTTTGCAGCTAGTGCTCCAAAGGATTCATTGCAGCAATGCTATTTATCTTGGGTCTTAGATGACAGTGGCATCCAGCGTCTGCAGATTGATGCTCTCAAAAAAGACGCAACCAAAAAGCTTGAAGCTGTCAAGGCTGAGTTGGAAGAGGTAGGTTTAACTGTCAAGACGGCGGTACAGGTTGGTGCTCCCCTCAACACGATTATGGACATTGCTGTGAAAGAAGATATTAGTGCGATCGCCATTGCCAGTAAGCCTCGTAACCAACTACTCGAATTGACGATCCATAGCTTTGCCAGTGATTTACTGCATAGGAGCTGGTTTCCGACTTTGTTTTTCCCCATGTGA
- a CDS encoding NblA/ycf18 family protein: MFVGENDLSLEQQFSLRSFESQVQQMDREQAQEYLVKLYEQMLSRENMYKEVIKHQWGL, encoded by the coding sequence ATGTTTGTCGGCGAAAACGACCTATCACTAGAACAGCAATTCAGTCTTCGATCCTTTGAAAGCCAAGTGCAGCAGATGGATCGCGAGCAAGCCCAAGAATATCTAGTCAAACTTTATGAGCAAATGTTGTCGCGCGAAAATATGTACAAAGAAGTAATTAAGCATCAATGGGGTCTATAA